TCCATGCCAAGAATGTTCGGGGCAGAGTTGCGGCCCGAATCTTCACTCCGCATGCGTTTGAAGAGGGAACTCGGGCACCCGATCCGGCGAAACACGGGTGCACGAGGGCACGGTGTGCCGGATCATGGGCGCCATGCCAGCCAACCCGCATGACGCGCTGCCGATCCGGCTCAACGTCGACGACAGCGACTCGCCGTCGGACGTCGTCGACGCGCTGTTCCTCGGCCGGTTCGCCACTGGTGAGCAGCCGTACTCGCACAGCGTGTCGATCGAGCGGGTCAAGACGGATGCGACCCTCCTGCCGCCGGAGGCCACGGTGTTGCGCTCGGCACGCGACAGCGACCGCAGCGCCACCCTCGCCGAGGGCGAGGGCTGGACCATGCTCGTCTCCCGCTGGAGCCGGGGCGCGGACGTCACCGTGACGGCGGTCAGCGACGAACTCGCGGAACGGGTGCTCGGCGAGGCCACGGAGGGGGTGCAGGACGAACCCGAACCGCAGCCGGAGAACGTCACGATGGGCTTCTGGTACGTCTCCCCGCGCCGCGGCCCCTACCGGACGACCCGCCAGATCGCGGCCGGGACCTGGGCGGAGGTGCGCCCGAACTACACCGCGCCGGTGGCCGGGGCGATGGACCGGCTGATGAAGGTGACCCCCGACGACATCGCGGGCCGGCTGCTCCTGCTGCACGGCCCGCCGGGCACGGGCAAGACCTCCGCCCTGCGCACACTGGCCCGGTCCTGGCGGGACTGGTGCCAGGTGGACTGCGTGCTGGACCCGGAGCGGCTGTTCAACGACGTGGGCTACCTGATGGACATCGCGATCGGCGAGGACGAGGGCACGTCGAAGGGCCGCTGGCGGCTGCTGCTTCTGGAAGACTGCGACGAGCTGATCCGCGGCGAGGCCCGCCACACCGCCGGGCAGGCGCTGTCACGGCTGCTGAACCTGACGGACGGACTGCTGGGGCAGGGCCGCAACGTGCTGGTCGGCGTGACCACCAACGAGGACCTGGAACGGCTCCACCCGGCGGTGGTCCGGCCGGGGCGCTGCCTGGCCCGCATCGAGGTCGGCCGGCTGACCCACCGGGAGGCGGTGGACTGGCTGGGCACGGACGAGGGCGTCTCCCGCGAGGGCGCCAGCCTGGCGGAGCTCTTCGCGTTGCGGCGCGGCTCGGGCCCGGCGGCGATCCTGCCGCCGCAGCCGCACACGGCGGAGGCGGGGCTGTACCTCTAGCCGCCGCCGGAGTTCGGCCCCGCCGGCGTTCGAGGCGCGGGCGCGCAGCGCCGTAGGGGTCTGGGGCGGAGCGCCGTAGGCGTCTGGCGCGGGGCCCCGGCCGTCAGCGGGCGGCGTACCGGGCCCGGAGGGCTTCGGCTGCGGCCGAGAGGGCCTCGGCCTCGGACAGGCCCAGCCGGTGGGCACGGTCCGCATAGGCCTGCGCAGCAGACGCGGCCTCGCGGGAGGCCCCCTCCCCCGACGCCGCGACGAAGGTCCCGTTCCGGCCCCGCGTCTCGATCACCCCGTCCGCCTCCAGCGCCCTGTACGCCTTGGCGACGGTGTTCGCGGCCAGCCCCAGCTCCTCCGCCAGCCCCCGTACCGTCGGCAGTTTGAATCCCGCCGGCAGCTTCCCCGAGCGGGCCCGGTCCGCGATCTGGGCGCGCAGCTGTTCGTACGGGGCGGCCGACCCGGCCGAGCCGTCGATGGCGATCTTCAGGTTTGTCGAGGTCACGCGGGTGATTGTCCCCCATCGCCGGTAAATTGGGAGGCGCCCGGCGCGAAAGCGCCCGTAGCGTCTGCCGCATGACCGCATCAACACCGTTGCTTTAGCGCCGTGAGCGGCTGTTGAGGCCGTGCTCGAAGAACGTGATAGTGGTCTGGATGCTGTAGTTCTGGCTGGTCACGGGCTGTTGTCCGGCGTTCGGGCCGTACTTGCTGGTGGGGTTCTTGCGGGTGCGGGCTTTGATGCGTTGCCTGTGTTGGGACGGCAGCGGGGCTTCGAGGACGGCCTGACCGATCACGCCGACTCGGTCGACAGGGCCGAGTGGGGGCAGGATTCCGGTCGCGCTGATGACGGTGTCACCGGCGGTGCGGATCAGGACGGTGAAGCTGATCCGGCTCATGGTGAGGTCGGGGCGGGTCTCGATGCCGTCGGCGGCGGCGCGGAGGAGGGCCTGGTAGGTCGTGAGCAGGGCGTAGACCTCCTGGTCGAGGCCGGGCTGGGTGCGCGAGCGCAGGACGCGGCCCTCCAGGATGGTCGCCTTGATCGAGAAGTAGGTGGTTTCCACCTGCCACCTGCGGTGATAGAGCTCGGCCACTTCATCGGCGGGGTAGCGGACGGGGTCGAGGAGGCTGGTGAGCAGGCGCCACTGCTCGTGGCGGACAGTGCCGTCGTCCAGGCGGACTGTGAGGTGGGCCTCGATGACGCGGACGGTGATCAGGACGGGAATGACGCCGTAGCCGATCCGGGCCAGGTAGGAGCCGTCGGCCAGGTGCTCGGCGGGGGTGGGGATGCGTCGGGCGGAAGAGCGGATCAGGAATCGTGCCCCGCTGCCCTGGATGTCACGGAGGAATTCCACCGCATCGAAGCCGGCGTCGGCCAGCAGGAGCATCGTGTCGTCAAGAGCGCCCAACAGGCGGTTCGCGTAGGTGAGTTCACCGTCACTCTCGGGTCCGAAGGTGGCGGCGAGCAGGGCGCGGGTGCCACACTCGACCAGGACGACGAGCCGCAGCAGCGGGTAGCCGAACTCCAGCGTGTCACCGGCCCGTTTCGGGTACTTCCAGGTGAGCGTCTTCTCGTCCGGGACATGGAGGAGAGTGCCGTCGACGGCCACGCACCGCAGGCCCCGCCAGAACGTGCCCGACTGCCCGCGGACAGCGAGGGGCCCGGCCAGGATCTCGAACAGCCGCCGTAGCGGGGCGGCCCCTATCCGCCGCCTCGCCCGCGACAGCGAGGAAGCCGCCGGGACGGCCAGGGCCAGACTCGTCAGCGAGGCGGTCAGTTTGCCCCACACCGCCCGGTAGGAGCAGTTCTCGAACAGTGCGAGCGCGAGGACGAAGTACACCACCACCCGCGAGGGCAGCAGCCGCAGTCGCCGCTCGACCGTGCCGGTCTCCTCAAGCACCGCGTCCACCAGTTCGAAGTCCACCGTCTGCGTCAGCTCACCCAGCTGCCCCGGCGCGAACACACCCCCAGCGACCTCGATCGTGCGCGTGATGACAGACTTCTCCCGCAACGGGACTCCTGGACTCGACGATCACCTTGCTTCAGCACAAGTTGATCTACCAGGAGTCCCGTTCCTGCTACTCATGCGGGGGTTGCCAACGACTCAAGATCCCTAACGCAACGGTGTTGATGACCGCATCGATCCGCGACCTCCGCCCGGGCGACCTCTCGGACGCGGAGTCCGTCGTGCGCGTCCGTCGCGCGGCCCTGCCCTTCATGGTCGGCACCGCCGAGGGCGTGGCCTTCGAGCTGTCCTGCGCCCACCCCGCGAGCCACCGCCGCATCCTCGTCGCCGAGACCCCGGGCGGCGAGGTCGTCGGCACGGCCGAGACCGGCATCGCCCACGACAGTCCGCAGCCCGGCCAGGGGTACGTCAACGCGTACGTCGACCCCGCTCGCCGGGGTCTGGGCGCCGGCCTGCTGCTGCTCCGCGCGGCCGAGGAGCACCTCGCCGCGCGGGGCGCGGTGGACGCGTACGCCTG
Above is a genomic segment from Streptomyces sp. NBC_01233 containing:
- a CDS encoding IS4 family transposase, with product MREKSVITRTIEVAGGVFAPGQLGELTQTVDFELVDAVLEETGTVERRLRLLPSRVVVYFVLALALFENCSYRAVWGKLTASLTSLALAVPAASSLSRARRRIGAAPLRRLFEILAGPLAVRGQSGTFWRGLRCVAVDGTLLHVPDEKTLTWKYPKRAGDTLEFGYPLLRLVVLVECGTRALLAATFGPESDGELTYANRLLGALDDTMLLLADAGFDAVEFLRDIQGSGARFLIRSSARRIPTPAEHLADGSYLARIGYGVIPVLITVRVIEAHLTVRLDDGTVRHEQWRLLTSLLDPVRYPADEVAELYHRRWQVETTYFSIKATILEGRVLRSRTQPGLDQEVYALLTTYQALLRAAADGIETRPDLTMSRISFTVLIRTAGDTVISATGILPPLGPVDRVGVIGQAVLEAPLPSQHRQRIKARTRKNPTSKYGPNAGQQPVTSQNYSIQTTITFFEHGLNSRSRR
- a CDS encoding GntR family transcriptional regulator; this encodes MTSTNLKIAIDGSAGSAAPYEQLRAQIADRARSGKLPAGFKLPTVRGLAEELGLAANTVAKAYRALEADGVIETRGRNGTFVAASGEGASREAASAAQAYADRAHRLGLSEAEALSAAAEALRARYAAR
- a CDS encoding DUF5925 domain-containing protein is translated as MPANPHDALPIRLNVDDSDSPSDVVDALFLGRFATGEQPYSHSVSIERVKTDATLLPPEATVLRSARDSDRSATLAEGEGWTMLVSRWSRGADVTVTAVSDELAERVLGEATEGVQDEPEPQPENVTMGFWYVSPRRGPYRTTRQIAAGTWAEVRPNYTAPVAGAMDRLMKVTPDDIAGRLLLLHGPPGTGKTSALRTLARSWRDWCQVDCVLDPERLFNDVGYLMDIAIGEDEGTSKGRWRLLLLEDCDELIRGEARHTAGQALSRLLNLTDGLLGQGRNVLVGVTTNEDLERLHPAVVRPGRCLARIEVGRLTHREAVDWLGTDEGVSREGASLAELFALRRGSGPAAILPPQPHTAEAGLYL